The following proteins are encoded in a genomic region of Arcobacter suis CECT 7833:
- the blaOXA gene encoding class D beta-lactamase — protein MHKKIKLLITIIFLTNSFLFAQDLELENIFKNKQVDGTIVIESLNTKKIYIYNDKRAEMLFSPASTFKIPNTLIALNEGVVTKDSLIIWDKKIREYESWNKDQTLQSAFKSSCVWCYQEFASKIGVEKYEKYLKELNYGNKNIGNDVTRFWLDESLKITTYEQIKFLKRLYTNDLPFKIEDMNTLKEIMIDEKNEDFVIRAKTGWEGKYGWYVGFVETKNDVWFFATNIDTKSKDDLIKRKEITLEALKIKGIIK, from the coding sequence ATGCACAAAAAAATCAAACTACTTATCACAATAATTTTTCTAACAAACTCTTTTTTGTTTGCTCAGGATTTGGAACTTGAAAATATATTCAAAAACAAACAAGTTGATGGAACTATTGTTATTGAATCTTTAAATACAAAAAAAATCTATATTTATAATGACAAAAGGGCTGAAATGCTTTTTAGTCCTGCTTCAACTTTTAAAATTCCAAATACTTTGATAGCTTTAAATGAAGGTGTTGTAACAAAAGATTCTTTGATTATTTGGGATAAAAAAATCAGAGAATATGAATCTTGGAATAAAGACCAGACTTTACAAAGTGCTTTTAAAAGCTCTTGTGTTTGGTGTTATCAAGAGTTTGCTTCAAAAATAGGGGTTGAAAAATATGAAAAATATTTAAAAGAACTAAACTATGGAAATAAAAATATAGGAAATGATGTAACAAGATTTTGGTTAGATGAGAGTTTGAAAATCACAACATATGAGCAAATCAAATTTCTAAAACGATTATATACAAATGATTTACCTTTTAAAATTGAAGATATGAATACTTTAAAAGAAATAATGATTGATGAAAAAAATGAAGATTTTGTAATCCGAGCAAAAACAGGTTGGGAAGGGAAATATGGCTGGTATGTTGGTTTTGTAGAAACAAAAAATGATGTTTGGTTTTTTGCCACAAACATAGATACAAAATCAAAAGATGATTTAATAAAAAGAAAAGAGATAACTTTAGAGGCTTTAAAAATCAAAGGGATTATCAAATGA
- a CDS encoding phosphatase PAP2 family protein translates to MTNFDYMVLKLFYQSKSTILNHFFLTITWLGSLWILLPLGIAILIFLPYRFKNFKIVFVVGFLGTIVITHTIKNIVERQRPNFFDALIDMPLDFSFPSAHTAQITAFTFLLWYFFLEKVH, encoded by the coding sequence ATGACAAATTTTGATTATATGGTACTTAAATTATTTTATCAATCAAAAAGTACGATACTAAACCATTTTTTCTTAACTATTACTTGGCTTGGCTCTCTTTGGATATTGTTACCATTAGGTATTGCTATACTTATTTTTCTTCCATACCGATTTAAAAACTTTAAAATAGTTTTTGTAGTTGGATTTTTGGGTACGATAGTGATAACTCATACTATAAAAAATATTGTTGAACGACAAAGACCAAATTTTTTTGATGCATTAATCGATATGCCATTAGATTTTTCATTTCCAAGTGCTCATACAGCACAAATAACTGCATTTACATTTTTATTATGGTACTTTTTTTTAGAGAAGGTTCATTAA
- a CDS encoding aldose 1-epimerase family protein yields MKKEMNYEIKNEHIKAKIKSFGAELNSLQKCAEELEYIWQGDSKYWNRHSPILFPIVGRLKNDSYFYQNQKYNMTQHGFARDKEFEIVKNEADFIEFRLKSDEKTLEIYPFSFELYLFYKLEKNSLIVSYKVINKSDDKMLFSIGAHPAFNWTLKEDEKKEDYFLEFENIKETKRYFLNDLGLVYDSVDLKITDNKIALNEELFKNDALVFEDFNIKTLTLKNSKNENFVKLNFENFPYLGIWSKPSGAPFICIEPWFGVADDENSNQNFEDKKGMINLERDEIFSCFYSIEI; encoded by the coding sequence ATGAAGAAAGAGATGAATTACGAAATAAAAAATGAACATATCAAAGCAAAAATCAAATCTTTTGGAGCTGAATTAAATAGTTTACAAAAATGTGCTGAAGAGTTGGAGTATATTTGGCAAGGTGATTCAAAATACTGGAATCGCCACTCTCCAATACTTTTTCCAATAGTTGGAAGACTAAAAAATGATAGTTATTTTTACCAAAATCAAAAATATAATATGACTCAACATGGATTTGCAAGAGACAAAGAGTTTGAAATTGTAAAAAATGAAGCTGATTTTATAGAGTTTAGATTAAAAAGTGATGAAAAAACTTTGGAAATATATCCTTTTTCTTTTGAGTTATATTTATTTTATAAACTCGAAAAAAATAGTTTGATAGTTTCATATAAAGTGATAAATAAATCAGATGATAAAATGCTTTTTTCTATTGGTGCTCATCCTGCTTTTAACTGGACTTTAAAAGAAGATGAAAAAAAAGAAGATTATTTTTTGGAGTTCGAAAATATAAAAGAGACAAAAAGATATTTTTTAAATGATTTAGGTTTAGTTTATGATAGTGTTGATTTAAAAATAACAGATAATAAAATAGCTTTAAATGAAGAATTATTTAAGAATGATGCTTTGGTTTTTGAAGATTTTAATATAAAAACACTTACTTTAAAAAACTCAAAAAATGAAAACTTTGTAAAACTAAATTTTGAAAACTTTCCATATTTAGGTATTTGGTCTAAACCAAGTGGCGCACCATTTATTTGTATTGAACCTTGGTTTGGAGTTGCTGATGATGAAAACTCAAATCAAAACTTTGAAGATAAAAAAGGAATGATTAATTTGGAAAGAGATGAAATTTTTTCTTGTTTTTATAGTATCGAAATTTAA
- a CDS encoding DEAD/DEAH box helicase yields MSFSNLGLCTELLRAIKEEGYTTPTPIQAKSIPVILSNKDVLAAAQTGTGKTAGFTLPLLQRLKTAYNKDKKSHVRALILTPTRELAAQVAQSVETYGKYLPFKSAVVFGGVGINPQKALLKKGVDIVIATPGRLLDLISQDCLDLSKIEFFVLDEADRMLDMGFINDIKKVLAIIPKQRQNLLFSATFSDDIKKLADSLLNSPVLIEAATANSTSHKVEQTVHLVDRERKKELLLHLVNKNNWKQVLVFTRTKHGANKLSEALVKDGISSSAIHGNKSQGARTKALDDFKAGNVRVLVATDIAARGIDIDNLPHVINFELPNIAEDYVHRIGRTGRAGNEGEAISLVCVDEHDYLFGIEKLIKQKIRKIETIGFKVDPNIKAEPIGNRGNRGNSSNQNRTAKPKETNSSSKRSFGKKRVEENTSSSAKPRGNNNKFASKKSETSATSKNRRTNSGFKNN; encoded by the coding sequence ATGTCATTTTCAAACTTAGGTTTATGCACAGAACTTCTTCGTGCAATTAAAGAAGAGGGTTATACAACGCCAACGCCAATTCAAGCAAAATCAATTCCAGTGATTTTATCAAATAAAGATGTTCTAGCAGCTGCTCAAACGGGTACTGGAAAAACGGCTGGATTTACACTTCCACTGTTACAAAGATTAAAAACTGCTTATAATAAAGATAAAAAATCTCATGTTAGAGCTTTGATTTTAACTCCAACAAGAGAACTAGCAGCGCAAGTTGCACAAAGTGTTGAGACTTATGGGAAATATCTTCCTTTTAAATCAGCTGTTGTTTTTGGTGGAGTTGGAATCAACCCTCAAAAAGCACTTTTAAAAAAAGGTGTTGATATTGTAATTGCAACTCCTGGAAGATTACTTGATTTAATTTCTCAAGATTGTTTAGATTTATCAAAAATCGAATTTTTTGTTCTAGATGAAGCAGATAGAATGCTTGATATGGGATTTATAAACGATATTAAAAAAGTTCTAGCAATTATTCCAAAACAAAGACAAAATCTTCTTTTCTCAGCAACTTTCTCAGATGATATTAAAAAACTAGCAGATAGTTTACTAAATTCTCCTGTGTTAATAGAAGCAGCAACTGCAAATAGCACTTCTCACAAAGTTGAACAAACTGTTCATTTAGTTGATAGAGAGAGAAAAAAAGAGCTTTTATTACATTTAGTAAATAAAAACAACTGGAAACAAGTTTTAGTATTTACTAGAACAAAACATGGTGCAAACAAACTTAGTGAAGCACTTGTAAAAGATGGTATTTCTTCATCTGCAATTCATGGAAATAAATCACAAGGTGCAAGAACAAAAGCCTTAGATGATTTTAAAGCTGGAAATGTAAGAGTTCTAGTTGCAACTGATATAGCTGCACGTGGGATTGACATCGACAATCTTCCACATGTAATAAACTTTGAATTACCAAATATTGCAGAAGATTATGTACATAGAATCGGAAGAACTGGACGAGCTGGAAACGAGGGTGAAGCTATATCTTTAGTTTGTGTAGATGAACATGATTATTTGTTTGGAATTGAAAAATTAATCAAACAAAAAATCAGAAAAATCGAAACAATCGGATTTAAAGTTGACCCAAATATCAAAGCTGAGCCAATAGGAAATAGAGGAAACAGAGGTAATAGTTCAAACCAAAATAGAACAGCAAAACCAAAAGAAACAAACTCTAGTTCTAAAAGAAGTTTTGGTAAAAAAAGAGTTGAAGAGAACACATCTTCAAGTGCAAAACCAAGAGGAAATAACAATAAATTTGCTTCTAAAAAAAGTGAAACATCAGCAACTTCAAAAAACAGAAGAACAAACTCAGGTTTTAAAAACAACTAA